In Hermetia illucens chromosome 1, iHerIll2.2.curated.20191125, whole genome shotgun sequence, one genomic interval encodes:
- the LOC119654670 gene encoding piggyBac transposable element-derived protein 4-like — protein sequence MSNLFDFDPREDDEEESDFDPFETSSDDEEYLPEPGENDESSEYESDDDVVDNEPQQHETTCSEPKEFVLSKDGKYCYYFEPPPQLPNRSNASFALHETPGRTLFASSRCTDILSSFLLFMEPIEKTIVEMTNLYGPRKYKELWLPVDIASLRAYYGLLILAGVYRSHGQCINELWDDQTGPPIFRATMTLKKFKLINECIRFDDKEQRKEIRSRDKLAPIRNVYDKWVNRLKMCYTVGKNVTVDEQLVPFRGRCPFTQYIPSKPHKYGIKIWCLCDASIMLGILKYIRVAIEIVKQE from the exons atgtcgaatttatttgatttcgatCCTCGTGAAGACGACGAGGAAGAAAGTGATTTTGATCCATTTGAAACTAGTAGTGACGACGAAGAATATTTACCAGAACCGGGTGAAAATGATGAAAGTAGTGAATACGAGTCAGACGACGATGTTGTAGATAATGAACCACAGCAACATGAAACTACTTGTTCTGAACCGAAGGAGTTTGTGttatcgaaagatggaaaatattgttattatttcgaGCCGCCGCCACAATTGCCGAATAGATCTAATGCTTCATTTGCTCTACATGAAACACCtg GTCGAACTTTGTTTGCGTCGTCACGATGTACTGATATTTTGTCGTCTTTTCTATTATTCATGGAACCAATCGAAAAGACAATAGTTGAAATGACAAATTTATATGGACCTCGAAAATACAAGGAACTTTGGTTACCAGTTGATATTGCTTCTTTGCGCGCCTATTATGGTTTGCTAATATTAGCTGGCGTGTACAGATCGCATGGGCAATGTATAAATGAATTGTGGGATGACCAAACAGGACCACCAATCTTCCGCGCCACAAtgactttgaaaaaattcaaattaataaatGAATGCATTCGTTTCGATGACAAAGAACAGAGAAAGGAAATTCGATCAAGAGATAAATTGGCACCAATACGAAACGTTTACGACAAATGGGTGAATCGATTGAAAATGTGTTACACTGTTGGGAAAAACGTTACAGTAGATGAACAACTTGTACCATTTCGCGGTCGCTGCCCATTTACACAATATATACCATCAAAACCGCATAAATACGGTATCAAAATATGGTGTTTGTGCGATGCAAGTATTATGCTTGGAATCTTGAAGTATATACGGGTCGCGATCGAAATTGTAAAGCAGGAGTAA